Proteins found in one Streptomyces sp. CB09001 genomic segment:
- the pta gene encoding phosphate acetyltransferase has product MTRSVYVTGIDRGDGRQVVELGVMELLTRQVDRVGVFRPLVHDGPDRLFELLRARYRLSQDSATVYGMDYQEASLLQAEQGVDELVSALVDRFHLVARDYDVVLVLGTDYADTQFPDELSLNARLANEFGASVLPVVGGRKQSAESVLAETHNAFRAYDGLGCDVLAMVTNRVAREDRDEIAERLAHRLPVPCWVVPDESALSAPTVSQIAHALGAEIVLGDDSGLARDALDFVFGGAMLPNLLAALTPGCLVITPGDRADLVIGTLAAHSAGTPPIAGVLLTLNEVPGEGILTLAARLAPGTPVLSVTGTSFPTAAQLFSLEGKLNAATPRKAETALGLFERYVDTAELNKRVSAPSSDRVTPMMFEHKLLEQARSDLRRVVLPEGTEERVLHAAEVLLRRGVCELTLLGPVEQIRKKAADLGIDLAGAELIDPAASELRDSFAEKYAALRAHKGVTVELAYDVVSDVNYFGTLMVQEGFADGMVSGSVHSTAATIRPAFEIIKTKPDAAIVSSVFFMCLADKVLVYGDCAVNPDPDAEQLADIAAQSASTAARFGVEPRIAMLSYSTGTSGSGADVDKVREATELVRSRRPDLSIEGPIQYDAAVEPSVAATKLPGSAVAGQASVLIFPDLNTGNNTYKAVQRSAGAIAVGPVLQGLRKPVNDLSRGALVQDIVNTVAITAIQAQQSPSEKASDQ; this is encoded by the coding sequence GTGACGCGCAGCGTGTACGTGACCGGTATCGACCGCGGCGACGGCCGCCAGGTCGTCGAGCTGGGGGTGATGGAACTCCTGACCCGGCAGGTCGACCGGGTCGGTGTCTTCCGTCCCCTGGTGCACGACGGGCCCGACCGGCTCTTCGAACTGCTGCGCGCCCGCTACCGGCTCTCGCAGGACTCCGCGACGGTCTACGGCATGGACTACCAGGAGGCCTCGCTCCTCCAGGCCGAACAGGGCGTGGACGAGCTGGTGTCCGCGCTGGTCGACCGCTTCCACCTGGTCGCGCGGGACTACGACGTCGTCCTCGTCCTCGGCACCGACTACGCCGACACCCAGTTCCCGGACGAGCTGTCGCTGAACGCGCGGCTCGCCAACGAGTTCGGCGCCTCGGTCCTCCCCGTCGTCGGGGGCCGCAAGCAGAGCGCCGAGTCGGTGCTGGCGGAGACCCACAACGCCTTCCGCGCCTACGACGGCCTCGGCTGCGACGTCCTCGCGATGGTGACCAACCGGGTCGCGCGCGAGGACCGGGACGAGATCGCCGAGCGGCTCGCGCACCGGCTGCCGGTGCCCTGCTGGGTGGTGCCGGACGAGTCCGCCCTGTCCGCGCCGACGGTCTCCCAGATCGCGCACGCCCTGGGCGCCGAGATCGTCCTCGGCGACGACTCCGGGCTCGCCCGCGACGCGCTGGACTTCGTCTTCGGCGGGGCCATGCTGCCCAACCTGCTGGCCGCGCTGACCCCGGGCTGCCTGGTGATCACGCCCGGCGACCGCGCCGACCTGGTGATCGGCACGCTGGCCGCGCACAGCGCCGGCACCCCGCCGATAGCCGGGGTGCTGCTGACCCTGAACGAGGTGCCCGGCGAGGGCATCCTCACCCTCGCCGCCCGGCTGGCTCCGGGCACGCCGGTGCTCTCGGTGACGGGCACCAGCTTCCCCACCGCGGCGCAGCTCTTCTCCCTGGAGGGCAAGCTCAACGCGGCCACCCCGCGCAAGGCGGAGACCGCCCTCGGCCTCTTCGAGCGGTACGTCGACACGGCCGAGCTGAACAAGCGGGTCTCGGCGCCCAGCAGCGACCGCGTCACGCCGATGATGTTCGAGCACAAGCTGCTCGAACAGGCCCGCTCCGACCTGCGCCGCGTGGTTCTGCCGGAGGGCACCGAGGAGCGGGTGCTGCACGCGGCGGAGGTGCTGCTGCGCCGGGGCGTGTGCGAGCTGACGCTGCTCGGCCCGGTCGAGCAGATCCGCAAGAAGGCCGCCGACCTGGGCATCGACCTGGCCGGCGCCGAGCTGATCGACCCGGCCGCCAGCGAGCTGCGCGACTCCTTCGCCGAGAAGTACGCCGCCCTGCGCGCCCACAAGGGCGTGACCGTGGAGCTGGCGTACGACGTGGTCTCGGACGTGAACTACTTCGGCACGCTGATGGTGCAGGAAGGGTTCGCCGACGGCATGGTGTCGGGGTCCGTGCACTCGACGGCGGCGACCATCCGGCCCGCCTTCGAGATCATCAAGACCAAGCCCGACGCCGCCATCGTCTCCTCCGTCTTCTTCATGTGCCTGGCCGACAAGGTGCTGGTCTACGGCGACTGCGCGGTCAATCCGGACCCGGACGCGGAACAGCTCGCCGACATCGCCGCCCAGTCCGCGTCGACGGCGGCGCGGTTCGGGGTGGAACCGCGGATCGCGATGCTGTCGTACTCGACCGGCACGTCCGGTTCCGGCGCGGACGTCGACAAGGTGCGCGAGGCCACCGAGCTGGTCCGCTCGCGCCGTCCGGACCTGAGCATCGAGGGGCCGATCCAGTACGACGCCGCGGTCGAGCCGTCGGTCGCCGCGACCAAGCTGCCCGGTTCGGCGGTCGCCGGGCAGGCCAGCGTGCTGATCTTCCCCGACCTGAACACCGGCAACAACACCTACAAGGCGGTGCAGCGCTCGGCCGGCGCCATCGCCGTCGGCCCGGTCCTCCAGGGCCTGCGCAAGCCGGTCAACGACCTGTCCCGGGGCGCGCTCGTGCAGGACATCGTCAACACCGTCGCCATCACGGCGATCCAGGCCCAGCAGTCCCCCAGTGAGAAGGCGTCCGACCAGTGA
- a CDS encoding ATP-dependent 6-phosphofructokinase, translated as MRIGVLTAGGDCPGLNAVIRSVVHRAVDNYGDEVIGFEDGYAGLLDSRYRTLDLNAVSGILARGGTILGSSRLERDRLREACEDASDMIQNFGIDALIPIGGEGTLTAARMLSDAGLPVVGVPKTIDNDISSTDRTFGFDTAVGVATEAMDRLKTTAESHQRVMVVEVMGRHAGWIALESGMAAGAHGICLPERPFDPADLVKMVEERFSRGKRFAVVCVAEGAHPAEGSMDYGKGAIDKFGHERFQGIGTALAFELERRLGKEAKPVILGHVQRGGVPTAYDRVLATRFGWHAVEAAHRGDFGRMTALRGTDVVMVPLAEAVTELKTVPKDRMDEAESVF; from the coding sequence ATGCGTATCGGAGTTCTCACCGCAGGCGGCGACTGCCCCGGCCTGAACGCAGTGATCCGGTCGGTCGTGCACCGAGCGGTGGACAACTACGGCGACGAGGTCATCGGCTTCGAGGACGGCTACGCGGGGCTGCTGGACAGCCGCTACCGCACCCTCGACCTCAACGCGGTCAGCGGCATCCTCGCCCGCGGCGGCACCATCCTCGGCTCCTCCCGCCTGGAGCGCGACCGGCTCCGCGAGGCCTGCGAGGACGCCTCGGACATGATCCAGAACTTCGGCATCGACGCCCTGATCCCGATCGGCGGCGAGGGCACGCTCACGGCCGCCCGGATGCTGTCCGACGCCGGGCTCCCGGTGGTCGGCGTGCCGAAGACCATCGACAACGACATCTCCTCCACCGACCGCACCTTCGGCTTCGACACCGCCGTCGGCGTCGCGACCGAGGCGATGGACCGCCTCAAGACCACCGCCGAGTCCCACCAGCGCGTCATGGTCGTCGAGGTCATGGGCCGGCACGCCGGCTGGATCGCCCTGGAGTCCGGCATGGCTGCCGGTGCCCACGGCATCTGTCTGCCCGAGCGCCCCTTCGACCCCGCCGACCTGGTCAAGATGGTCGAGGAGCGCTTCTCCCGCGGCAAGAGGTTCGCCGTCGTCTGCGTCGCCGAGGGCGCCCACCCCGCCGAGGGCTCCATGGACTACGGCAAGGGCGCCATCGACAAGTTCGGCCACGAGCGCTTCCAGGGCATCGGCACCGCACTCGCCTTCGAGCTGGAGCGCCGGCTCGGCAAGGAGGCCAAGCCGGTCATCCTGGGCCACGTCCAGCGCGGCGGCGTACCGACCGCGTACGACCGGGTCCTCGCCACCCGCTTCGGCTGGCACGCGGTGGAGGCCGCGCACCGGGGCGACTTCGGCCGGATGACGGCGCTGCGCGGCACCGACGTGGTGATGGTGCCGCTCGCGGAGGCGGTCACCGAGCTGAAGACGGTCCCGAAGGACCGGATGGACGAGGCGGAGTCTGTCTTCTGA
- a CDS encoding helix-turn-helix transcriptional regulator codes for MWRVRRPSPGPSQSGPPFNALAARRLRAALNMGPEHVAHGIRVSYGLPYVTPDLVVAWERGTAFPEGPELTALAGVLWCSPGELIGRPQSLREHRVARGLAPEDVARAVGLGLPAYLRMEEADDWRGTDRQSAQLADVLGLTLPDFVTVTGREEKLADLLTSAVTTRWQGCVRPIAKLAPLDRRVLENVLQVLHQDYQGRMAATLSWGGGAPDSSAGGRDFLDRIVDHFWTAVQKHP; via the coding sequence GTGTGGCGCGTGCGCCGACCCTCACCCGGCCCGAGCCAGTCGGGCCCTCCGTTCAACGCCCTCGCCGCCCGCCGGCTGCGTGCCGCCCTCAACATGGGGCCCGAGCACGTCGCCCACGGCATCCGGGTCTCGTACGGGCTGCCGTACGTCACGCCCGACCTCGTCGTCGCCTGGGAGCGGGGGACGGCCTTCCCGGAGGGGCCGGAGCTGACCGCGCTCGCCGGGGTGCTGTGGTGCTCGCCCGGTGAGCTGATCGGGCGGCCGCAGTCCCTGCGCGAGCACCGCGTCGCCCGCGGTCTGGCACCCGAGGACGTGGCACGTGCGGTCGGGCTCGGGCTGCCGGCCTACCTGCGGATGGAGGAGGCGGACGACTGGCGCGGCACCGACCGTCAGTCGGCCCAGCTCGCCGACGTGCTCGGCCTCACGCTGCCCGACTTCGTGACCGTGACGGGGCGCGAGGAGAAGCTGGCCGACCTGCTGACGAGCGCGGTGACCACCCGCTGGCAGGGCTGTGTGCGCCCGATCGCCAAGCTGGCACCGCTGGACCGCCGTGTCCTGGAGAACGTCCTCCAGGTGCTGCACCAGGACTACCAGGGGCGGATGGCCGCCACCCTCAGCTGGGGCGGCGGCGCCCCCGACTCGAGCGCCGGGGGCCGGGACTTCCTCGACCGGATCGTGGACCACTTCTGGACGGCGGTCCAGAAGCACCCGTGA
- a CDS encoding carbohydrate ABC transporter permease has protein sequence MTDLLTPRPTSRTARRTTPASRRNRRRTAADAGLLVAAAAFVLPLAWVVLSALDPHASLRVKVPDGVTLDNFDAILTPEITFTPLLNSLVLCGGATLLTVVCAVLAAYPLSRFRSRLNRPFLLTILFATSLPITAIMVPVYALFVRVNMIDTMQGTIFFFAASQLPFAIWLMKNFMDGVPKELEEAAWTDGASSFQSLLRIVLPLMGPGVAVVTVFSFVMMWGNFFVPFMLLLSPDQMPASVSINDFFGNRGMVAYGQLAAFSIVYSTPVVLLYVLISRRLGGGFALGGAVKG, from the coding sequence ATGACGGACCTGCTCACGCCCCGCCCGACGTCCCGGACAGCCCGCCGTACGACCCCCGCCTCGCGGCGCAACCGGCGCCGCACCGCCGCCGACGCCGGGCTGCTGGTGGCGGCCGCGGCCTTCGTGCTGCCGCTGGCCTGGGTGGTGCTGTCCGCCCTCGACCCGCACGCGAGCCTGCGGGTCAAGGTCCCCGACGGGGTGACGCTGGACAACTTCGACGCGATCCTCACCCCGGAGATCACTTTCACGCCGCTGCTCAACAGCCTGGTCCTGTGCGGCGGCGCGACGCTGCTGACGGTGGTGTGCGCGGTCCTCGCGGCGTATCCGCTCTCCCGGTTCCGGTCGCGGCTGAACCGACCGTTCCTGCTCACCATCCTGTTCGCGACCAGCCTCCCGATCACGGCGATCATGGTGCCCGTCTACGCCCTGTTCGTGCGGGTGAACATGATCGACACCATGCAGGGGACGATCTTCTTCTTCGCCGCCTCGCAGCTGCCGTTCGCGATCTGGCTGATGAAGAACTTCATGGACGGGGTGCCGAAGGAACTGGAGGAGGCGGCGTGGACGGACGGTGCGTCGTCGTTCCAGTCGCTGCTGCGGATCGTGCTGCCGCTGATGGGGCCGGGGGTGGCGGTGGTGACGGTGTTCTCGTTCGTGATGATGTGGGGGAACTTCTTCGTCCCCTTCATGCTGCTGCTCTCCCCGGACCAGATGCCCGCATCGGTCAGCATCAACGACTTCTTCGGCAACCGGGGCATGGTGGCGTACGGACAGCTGGCGGCGTTCTCGATCGTCTACTCCACGCCGGTGGTGCTGCTGTACGTGCTGATCTCCCGGCGCCTGGGCGGCGGCTTCGCGCTGGGCGGGGCGGTGAAGGGGTAG
- a CDS encoding sugar ABC transporter permease produces the protein MTATAPGHAGPEVRKAPASPASGPRSGTVRRSLFRALPVSPAVVLLLLFLAGPIVYCVVIAFTDLQLTGQAQESFVGFDNFTRAFKDEAFLNAVWLTLVFTVLSSLIGQNTLGLALASLMQRASKPVRTLTGGIVVTAWVLPEVVAGFLLYAFFRREGTLNAILDWLHLPSQNWLFTLPILAVSFANVWRGTAFSMLVYSAALNEIPKEVTEAAEVDGASGWRRMWHITLPMIRRSIGTNLMLNTLQTLSVFGLIWVMTRGGPSGKSQTLPLFMYEQAFQNSLIGYGTAVALLLLLIGSLFSVVYLRLLRTEV, from the coding sequence GTGACGGCCACCGCGCCGGGGCACGCCGGGCCGGAGGTGCGGAAGGCGCCCGCGTCCCCGGCCTCCGGCCCCCGGTCCGGCACCGTCCGCCGGTCCCTCTTCCGCGCCCTGCCCGTCTCCCCCGCCGTCGTCCTGCTGCTGCTCTTCCTCGCCGGTCCGATCGTCTACTGCGTCGTCATCGCCTTCACCGACCTCCAGCTCACCGGGCAGGCCCAGGAGTCCTTCGTCGGGTTCGACAACTTCACCCGCGCCTTCAAGGACGAGGCGTTCCTCAACGCCGTATGGCTGACGCTGGTGTTCACCGTGCTGTCGTCGCTGATCGGGCAGAACACGCTGGGGCTCGCCCTGGCCTCGCTGATGCAGCGGGCCTCGAAGCCGGTCCGCACGCTCACCGGTGGCATCGTTGTCACGGCCTGGGTGCTGCCGGAGGTGGTGGCGGGCTTCCTGCTCTACGCCTTCTTCCGGCGCGAGGGCACCCTCAACGCCATCCTGGACTGGCTCCACCTGCCCTCGCAGAACTGGCTGTTCACGCTGCCGATCCTGGCGGTGTCCTTCGCCAACGTGTGGCGGGGCACGGCGTTCTCGATGCTGGTGTACTCGGCCGCGCTGAACGAGATCCCCAAGGAGGTCACCGAGGCCGCCGAGGTCGACGGGGCGAGCGGCTGGCGCCGCATGTGGCACATCACGCTGCCGATGATCCGGCGTTCCATCGGCACCAACCTGATGCTCAACACGCTGCAGACCCTGTCGGTCTTCGGGCTGATCTGGGTGATGACGCGAGGCGGGCCGAGCGGCAAGAGCCAGACGCTGCCGCTGTTCATGTACGAGCAGGCCTTCCAGAACAGCCTGATCGGGTACGGCACGGCGGTGGCGCTGCTGCTGTTGCTGATCGGCTCCTTGTTCTCGGTCGTGTACCTGCGCCTGCTGCGGACGGAGGTCTGA
- a CDS encoding extracellular solute-binding protein — protein MPVRPTVRFTALFTLTALASTSLAACSSGSGSDPDTVKVSFKQSTDNSIKVMDEYLADIKKQFEKANPGKKVELVPIKAPDSEYYTKLQQMLRSPKTAPDLVYEDTFLINSDITSGYLKPIDDYLAGWKDWDQFIDTAKAAAKGEDGKTYGVPDGTDTRGLWFSKDVFAKAGLPADWQPKTWDEVLDAARTIKEKVPGVTPMNVYTGKPAGEAATMQGFEMLLYGTGDGGADPLYDKGSKKWITAGQGFEDSLGFVETVYKEKLGPEVSDALDPNFGTKVRGELLPQGKLGIALDGSWLPQDWLEGSGHEWPEWSKELGLAAMPTQNGQAPGRVSMSGGWTWAIPAKAANPDLAFEFIKTMQTKANAQKWYVANSGISVREDVAKDPSYVDAQPGIEFFTDLVADTHYRPAYPAYPKVSVAVQEAMEGVTTGDKSVEEAARGYDEALKGATGNQVVSK, from the coding sequence ATGCCCGTGCGTCCCACCGTCCGGTTCACCGCCCTGTTCACCCTCACCGCGCTCGCCTCCACCTCGCTCGCCGCCTGCTCAAGCGGCTCCGGCAGCGATCCGGACACGGTGAAGGTCTCCTTCAAGCAGTCGACGGACAACTCCATCAAGGTGATGGACGAGTATCTGGCCGACATCAAGAAGCAGTTCGAGAAGGCCAACCCGGGGAAGAAGGTCGAGCTGGTGCCGATCAAGGCGCCGGACTCGGAGTACTACACCAAGCTCCAGCAGATGCTCCGCTCCCCCAAGACCGCGCCGGATCTGGTCTACGAGGACACGTTCCTCATCAACTCCGACATCACCAGCGGGTACCTGAAGCCGATCGACGACTACCTGGCCGGCTGGAAGGACTGGGACCAGTTCATCGACACGGCGAAGGCGGCGGCGAAGGGCGAGGACGGCAAGACGTACGGCGTGCCGGACGGCACGGACACCCGGGGACTGTGGTTCAGCAAGGACGTGTTCGCCAAGGCGGGGCTGCCCGCCGACTGGCAGCCGAAGACCTGGGACGAGGTGCTCGACGCCGCCCGCACGATCAAGGAGAAGGTCCCCGGGGTCACTCCGATGAACGTCTACACGGGCAAGCCCGCCGGCGAGGCCGCGACCATGCAGGGCTTCGAGATGCTGCTCTACGGCACGGGGGACGGTGGCGCCGACCCGCTGTACGACAAGGGCAGCAAGAAGTGGATCACGGCGGGGCAGGGGTTCGAGGACTCCCTCGGCTTCGTCGAGACGGTGTACAAGGAGAAGCTCGGGCCGGAGGTCTCCGACGCGCTCGACCCCAACTTCGGCACCAAGGTGCGCGGTGAGCTACTGCCGCAGGGCAAGCTCGGGATCGCGCTCGACGGTTCCTGGCTGCCGCAGGACTGGCTGGAGGGCAGCGGGCACGAGTGGCCCGAGTGGTCGAAGGAGCTGGGGCTCGCCGCCATGCCCACCCAGAACGGCCAGGCGCCCGGCAGGGTGAGCATGTCCGGCGGGTGGACCTGGGCCATCCCCGCCAAGGCGGCCAACCCCGACCTGGCCTTCGAGTTCATCAAGACGATGCAGACCAAGGCGAACGCCCAGAAGTGGTACGTCGCCAACTCCGGCATCTCCGTCCGCGAGGACGTCGCGAAGGATCCCTCGTACGTCGACGCCCAGCCCGGCATCGAGTTCTTCACCGACCTCGTCGCCGACACCCACTACCGGCCCGCCTACCCGGCGTACCCGAAGGTGTCCGTCGCCGTCCAGGAGGCCATGGAGGGCGTGACGACCGGTGACAAGTCGGTCGAGGAGGCGGCGCGCGGCTACGACGAGGCGCTCAAGGGGGCCACCGGCAACCAGGTGGTGAGCAAGTGA
- a CDS encoding DUF5753 domain-containing protein: MTTERAAALLNVPRTNVPNMESGRSGISAERVRTLAANYGCTDQALVEALAVMATGREKGWWEAYRGRLRDGFLDIAEMEWHATRLRIAVTVHLPGLLQTEDHARAVFAAVIPRLSSDDIDVRVAHRIDRHQVLNRPDPPMLDVIVHEAALRMEFGGPAVARRQLEHLLRISDGENVNLRVIPFKAGGFPGAGQSVVYAGAAVPRLDTVELDSTHGPEFIGDGDQLAKYRAQLDAAQQIALAPPASRDFVQTLAHDL; this comes from the coding sequence ATGACCACGGAGCGCGCAGCCGCCCTGCTGAACGTCCCGCGCACCAATGTGCCCAACATGGAGTCCGGGCGCTCCGGCATCAGCGCGGAACGCGTACGCACCCTCGCGGCAAACTACGGCTGCACGGACCAGGCACTCGTCGAAGCCCTCGCCGTCATGGCCACCGGGCGCGAGAAGGGCTGGTGGGAGGCGTACAGGGGGCGGCTCCGGGACGGTTTCCTGGACATCGCCGAGATGGAGTGGCACGCCACCCGCCTACGTATCGCCGTCACCGTCCACCTGCCGGGGCTGCTCCAGACCGAGGATCACGCCCGGGCGGTCTTCGCGGCGGTGATCCCCCGCCTTTCCTCGGACGACATCGACGTCCGAGTCGCCCACCGGATCGACCGGCATCAGGTGCTGAACCGCCCTGATCCCCCGATGCTCGACGTGATCGTCCACGAGGCCGCCCTGCGTATGGAGTTCGGCGGCCCTGCGGTCGCGCGGCGCCAGTTGGAGCACCTGCTGCGCATCTCCGACGGCGAGAACGTGAACCTGCGCGTCATCCCGTTCAAGGCAGGTGGCTTCCCGGGGGCCGGGCAGTCCGTCGTCTACGCCGGGGCGGCTGTCCCCCGTCTCGACACCGTGGAACTCGACAGCACCCACGGCCCGGAGTTCATCGGCGACGGAGACCAACTTGCCAAGTACCGCGCCCAGCTGGACGCCGCGCAGCAAATCGCCCTCGCCCCGCCTGCCTCACGCGACTTCGTCCAGACCCTGGCCCACGACCTCTAG
- a CDS encoding sensor histidine kinase codes for MPASVAVSACPVFAEEPAFVPPSPDTLAYSFTLPAGPTSPRVARVATGAVLAGHGLDDMTDAVVQVVGELAACACRFTPGDEVYVSLRYREGALRVVFYDGHRRHEHPRLVAACDARRRAALRVLGCVVRACEGEWGFGEAREPGGGTRMWAVVPRGGAGRYVGCRA; via the coding sequence ATGCCCGCGTCCGTAGCCGTCTCCGCCTGTCCTGTCTTCGCCGAGGAGCCGGCCTTTGTGCCGCCCTCGCCCGACACGCTCGCCTACAGCTTCACCCTGCCCGCCGGTCCGACCAGCCCCCGTGTCGCTCGGGTCGCCACAGGGGCCGTGCTTGCCGGGCACGGCCTGGACGACATGACGGACGCGGTGGTGCAGGTGGTGGGGGAACTCGCCGCCTGTGCCTGCCGTTTCACGCCGGGAGACGAGGTGTACGTGTCGCTGCGGTACCGGGAGGGCGCCCTGCGCGTGGTGTTCTACGACGGGCACCGGCGGCACGAGCACCCCCGGCTGGTCGCGGCCTGCGACGCGCGCAGGCGGGCGGCGTTGCGGGTGCTGGGGTGCGTGGTGCGGGCGTGCGAGGGGGAGTGGGGGTTCGGGGAGGCCCGGGAGCCCGGCGGCGGGACGCGGATGTGGGCGGTGGTGCCTCGGGGCGGGGCTGGGCGGTACGTGGGGTGTCGGGCATAG
- a CDS encoding response regulator: MSTADSQPIRVLVVEDDPVAADAHVMYVGRVPGFVAVGKAHTGAEARRMLDRTPVDLLLLDLHLPDVHGLQLARSLRAAGHHTDVIAVTSARDLTMVREGVSLGVVQYVLKPFTFATLRDRLVRYAEFRGTAGEASGQDEVDRALATLRAPGPAALPKGLSGPTLERVTGALRGSEEGLTAAGVAEAVGISRITARRYLEHLVDAGRAGRSPQYGQVGRPELVYRWARAR, encoded by the coding sequence GTGAGCACCGCCGACTCGCAGCCCATCCGGGTCCTGGTCGTCGAGGACGACCCGGTCGCCGCCGACGCGCACGTGATGTACGTCGGCCGGGTGCCGGGGTTCGTCGCCGTCGGCAAGGCGCACACCGGCGCGGAGGCCCGGCGGATGCTGGACCGCACGCCGGTGGACCTGCTCCTGCTCGACCTGCACCTGCCGGACGTGCACGGACTCCAGCTGGCCCGCTCGCTGCGGGCGGCGGGACACCACACCGACGTGATAGCGGTGACGTCGGCGCGGGACCTGACGATGGTGCGCGAGGGGGTGTCGCTGGGCGTCGTCCAGTACGTCCTGAAGCCCTTCACCTTCGCCACCCTGCGCGACCGCCTGGTCCGCTACGCGGAGTTCCGGGGCACCGCCGGGGAGGCCAGCGGCCAGGACGAGGTCGACCGCGCCCTGGCCACCCTGCGTGCCCCCGGCCCGGCGGCCCTGCCCAAGGGCCTGAGCGGCCCGACCCTGGAGCGGGTGACGGGCGCCCTGCGCGGCTCGGAGGAGGGCCTCACGGCGGCCGGGGTCGCCGAGGCGGTGGGCATCTCCCGCATCACGGCCCGGCGTTACCTGGAACACCTGGTGGACGCGGGCCGGGCGGGGCGGAGCCCGCAGTACGGGCAGGTGGGGCGGCCGGAGCTGGTGTACCGGTGGGCGCGGGCGCGGTGA
- a CDS encoding sensor histidine kinase, with amino-acid sequence MHLRVPRPRSLAGQLFAMQAVLIAVVVVGYALFSYISDRGQAEQAAGRQARAVSLAIADSPSVAEAIRTPDPTARLQPYAVRVMRDTDVDFVTIMNPEGIRWTHPEPKEIGHPFQGHIGRAQRGETFTETYTGTLGPSVRAVTPIVDDGRIVGLVSAGIKVEEISKRAQEQLTALSGVAAGALLLGAVGTYVINARLRRHTHGMNADELSRMHDYHQAALHAVREGLLMLDGQYRVALINDGGRELLGVRGDVVGASVADLGLPSQLTGALLASEPRVDEVHLAADRVLVVNTSPVSGGERRGTVVTLRDVTELQSLTGELNSERGFTQALRSQAHEAANRLHTVVSLIELGRAQEAVEFATAELELAQALTDQVVAAVGEPVLAALLLGKTAQANERGVELVVSQDSRLDDGLLPPSLPARDLVTILGNLVDNAVDAAQGAVPSRVTVAAYTEGSGAVGSELVLRVSDTGAGVDPAHADLVFQRGYSTKPAGEGGRGLGLALVRQAVRRHGGTLTVAEAEGGGARFEARLPLRDAGGGGSAPAAVTGRRPGSGGAV; translated from the coding sequence ATGCACCTCCGCGTCCCGAGACCCCGCAGCCTGGCGGGGCAGCTCTTCGCCATGCAGGCCGTCCTGATAGCGGTCGTCGTGGTCGGGTACGCGCTGTTCAGCTACATCAGCGACCGGGGGCAGGCGGAGCAGGCGGCCGGGCGTCAGGCCAGGGCGGTGTCGCTGGCGATCGCCGACTCGCCGTCCGTGGCGGAGGCCATCCGCACCCCGGACCCCACGGCGCGCCTCCAGCCGTACGCGGTGCGGGTGATGCGGGACACCGACGTGGACTTCGTGACGATCATGAATCCGGAGGGGATCCGCTGGACCCACCCCGAGCCGAAGGAAATCGGCCATCCCTTCCAGGGCCACATCGGGCGCGCACAGCGGGGCGAGACCTTCACGGAGACCTACACGGGCACGCTCGGCCCCTCGGTCCGGGCGGTCACACCGATCGTGGACGACGGCCGGATCGTCGGTCTGGTCAGTGCCGGGATCAAGGTCGAGGAGATCAGCAAGCGGGCGCAGGAGCAGCTCACGGCCCTGTCGGGGGTGGCGGCCGGTGCGCTGCTGCTCGGCGCGGTCGGTACGTACGTGATCAACGCGCGGCTGCGCCGGCACACGCACGGGATGAACGCCGACGAGCTGAGCCGGATGCACGACTACCATCAGGCGGCGCTGCACGCGGTGCGGGAGGGACTGCTCATGCTGGACGGGCAGTACCGTGTCGCGCTGATCAACGACGGCGGACGGGAGCTGCTCGGGGTGCGCGGTGACGTGGTGGGCGCCTCGGTCGCGGACCTGGGGCTGCCGTCGCAGCTGACGGGGGCCCTGCTGGCCTCGGAGCCGCGGGTGGACGAGGTGCACCTGGCGGCGGACCGGGTGCTGGTGGTCAACACTTCACCGGTCTCCGGCGGTGAGCGCCGGGGCACGGTGGTGACACTGCGGGACGTGACGGAGCTGCAGTCGCTGACCGGCGAGCTGAACTCGGAGCGCGGTTTCACGCAGGCGCTGCGTTCGCAGGCGCACGAGGCGGCGAACCGGCTGCACACGGTCGTCTCGCTGATCGAGCTGGGGCGGGCTCAGGAGGCGGTGGAGTTCGCGACGGCGGAGCTGGAGCTGGCGCAGGCCCTCACCGACCAGGTGGTGGCGGCGGTGGGCGAGCCGGTGCTCGCGGCGCTGCTGCTGGGCAAGACGGCGCAGGCCAACGAGCGGGGAGTGGAGCTGGTGGTGTCGCAGGACAGCCGACTGGACGACGGACTGCTGCCGCCGTCGCTGCCCGCCCGGGACCTGGTGACGATCCTGGGCAACCTGGTGGACAACGCGGTGGACGCGGCGCAGGGGGCGGTGCCGTCGCGGGTGACGGTGGCGGCGTACACGGAGGGTTCCGGGGCCGTCGGCTCCGAGCTGGTGCTACGGGTGTCGGACACCGGCGCCGGGGTCGATCCCGCCCACGCCGACCTGGTCTTCCAGCGGGGCTACTCGACCAAGCCGGCCGGGGAGGGCGGACGCGGCCTGGGGCTCGCCCTGGTCCGGCAGGCGGTGCGGCGGCACGGCGGCACCCTGACCGTGGCGGAGGCGGAGGGCGGCGGCGCCCGCTTCGAGGCCCGGCTGCCGCTGCGGGATGCCGGGGGCGGCGGGTCGGCCCCGGCGGCGGTGACGGGCCGCAGACCGGGCTCCGGGGGTGCGGTGTGA